The window TGATGTAGTTCCACTTTTCaattaagtaatgtagtttttttttttttttttgcatttgtggtgtttaaaataatatattttggtattttatagtaattaaaaataaaattaaaaaataatgatttaaaattgaaatgaaaagtggataagagatagggcatgcactagggctccaccattgcagaaagatagGGCATGCTGACATAGCAACCACTAGGGCTCTCACTAGGGCTTCCACTAGAatatccattgtggatgctcttaatctccgtgccgaaaagaaacgcctccattactatggaacggaggaagtatattttattataaaactaatatataaaagtagaattctcattccattaactttttaaattcacttttttattatatatctTAAAACTTGTACCCGGTTAAAATGAGACGAATTATTcaggacgaagggagtatactTCATAGTAAGTAGGATTTTATCacaaattgaaacaaaaaatctTTAAGTACAAAACTATTTTATCTAGTGTAGAGGTATATTAAAcaatattctaaaataatactactagtattaaatgATGTCCACTAAACCTGTAACCCCccaaaaatatctcatttaaGTTGGCAAAGTGAAATCGGATGCTACAATCTTCCTTAAAAATTGACTGAGTGTGGTCCtctcactctaaccatgtatAATGACAATATCAGGAAGCTGATATATTCCaccatttaattaatattcgatgaataataatgttaattttaaaatacttacTCCACCTATTCAATAAGCTAAAAACTTGGATGGTAAAAtgagatgaaaataaaaatgattattgtGCTTTTATGTAAAGATTGTTATTCCTGTATTGTATTATTAACTGTAAAAAATCAGCAATTTTGGCTGAATTATACTAACCAAACGACTCCTAAAATATTTCAGATAAAACTTTATaacctttattttatttaaataatcaataatagtaaataattaatgaaaaattaaacatgagTGTGTTATTAACATTATACAGATCAAGTAATCATGCATGCATACACCGATACGGAATATGAAGAGAGTTTTGTCTATACCTACGTAAATattcctatttattttatttaaaaatttccaGAGAATGAAacccttataaataagagagttgaaatatactccataaaaaatcagaatcatACAACAGTGAATCCAGTCCAGCTGTTGCAGGAAGGCtaccttcttcttcttcttctccccATACTACTGGGGCTAGGCACATTAATCTTCCTCTCTCCCTCTAAAAAACCCACAAGGCTACCTGGGCCCCCCAGGCTCCCGCTGATCGGCAACCTCCACCTCCTCGGCAAGCACCCCCACCTCTCcctcctctccctctccaAAAAATACGGCCCCCTCTTCCACCTCCAGCTGGGTGAGATCCCCACCGTCATCCTCTCTTCTGCCGCCACCGCCAAGGAAGCCCTCAAAACTCACGACCTCGCCCTCGCAACCCGGCCCGAGATCTCCGCGGCCAAAACGCTCTTCTACAACTGCACCGACGTCGCCTTCGCCCCCTACGGCCCCCACTGGCGGAGCACCAGGAAGCTCTGCACCCTCGAGCTGCTCAGCGCCAAAAGGGTTCAATCCTTTTCCTCCGTTAGAGCCGAGGAAGCTTCTAGGCTCGTCCGCCGTGTGTCGGCCAGCGCCACCGGTGCTGTCGACCTGTCGAAGCTGCTGAATCTGTACGCCAGCGACGTTCTCTGCCGGATTGTGTTCGGCAAGGACTTCTCTGGCGGCGGAGAGTATGAGAGGTTTGGGTTTAAGGAGATGCTTGATGAGTATCAGGAACTGCTTGGGGGGCTTTCCCTCGGGGATTTCTTCCCCTCCATGGAGATTTTGCAGGTGCTGACGGGGCATAGGGGGAGACTGAGGCGTGCTTTCCAGCGGTTTGATAAGCTTTTTAGTGATGTTATTGAGGAGAAGATGCACACAACACAAGCCCAGTATATGGATTTTGTCGATATTTTGCTTCACTTGCTCACAAATGGAGATGCCCATATTCCACTCACCATGGATAATGTTAAAGCTATCCTCTTGGTAACTtcctatttttgtttttactactccataatttcactgcttttatttattgcaatcTACAATATCGACAAAAATACTCCCATtattgtactccatatataaatGTATTCCAATGATCGTCCTACATGACAACTTTTATACTAGTATCTTTTACTTAGGAAGAATACATAGATATTATACTTATGTAACTccaaaaattgcattttattgtCATATGCAAGTAATGATGATAggtatttaatttgtgtttggGTGCAGGATATGTTTGCAGCAGGAACGGACACATCATTCATAACCTTGGATTGGACCATGACAGAGCTGCTAACTCATCCAGAAATCCTCAAAATCCTCCAGTCCGAGGTAAGAAATGTAGTcggagaaaaagaaatggtgTCTGAAACTGATCTTCCTAACCTAAAGTACATGAAAGCCGTGATCAAAGAAGTCATGAGATTGCACCCTCCTGCACCTCTACTTCTCCCTCGTGAATCCATGGCACAAATCACGATCAACGGCCATACCATTCCGGCCAAGAGTTCATCAATGCATGGGCCATAGGTAGGGACGCTGAATACTGGGAGAATCCAGAGGAGTTTGATCCCAATAGATTCTTGAACTCAGACATTGATTTTAGGGGCCAGCATTTCGAGCTGATTCCTTTTGGAGCGGGCAGGAGAATTTGCCCTGCTATAACCTTCGGTTTGGCGACTGTGGAGATGGGATTGGCGCAGCTTGTCCATCAATTTGATTGGGAGCTGCCGCATCAGGTTAAGCCTGATGATCTTGACATGACCGAGGTTTTTGGCATCACCATGCACCGGAAATCGCCTCTCCTCGTTGTTGCCAACCACCATGTTTTGGGTtctaaaactcaaaattagtactccattcATCCACGATTCAAAGTCTGAATTTGATACCGTGCGAGTTTTatgaaatgtgaataaagtaagtgacaAGAGTCAGTGAAGTGTGTATCTACTTTTATAtgtaggagtattagttattagtttaataataaattatgattgtAATTATCTAGTGGAGTGTGAGACCCACtaatctaaaatgaaaaaatataaatgtaattttaaattatagacATTTTGAAATGTTAAGACATTATTTGGTGGAAGGAAGAATGTTGTAATGATCTAGAGTACTATTATTCGTGTTAGTACATGAGTTTGGTTAATTTGCTGTTGGGCTGAGAGAAACATAAGTTATAATGggcttttttcttattattggGCAGAGAGAAAATGGAGTTGAATTAGGTTTTTTTGCTGCTGGGCTATAATTTATTTGGGCCTTTGAATGAGTCAATTTAACAAGGCCTTTATTAAAtcacttaatttaattgtttcacttaataaaactattttaacAAGGCCTTTATTAAAactcttaatttaattgtcTCACTTAATAAAATTGGTAATAgtgtctcacattccactaactcatttcattcgcatttcatttaaaactaatgtaCAAGTGAGATGcaaatttcactaattttttttttatttttttagtaattcttaaaattcgtgccgaaaaaaatgagactcttatttaTGGATGGAAGGAATACAAAtttcactaaatttttatttatttatttaataattcttaaaattcgtgctaaaaaaaatgagactcttatttaTGGACGGAAGGAATAGCTACCAAACAACTCCACTCCATAGTGTATGAATAAAACATGTCAGTCATACATTCAATTCCCTTGATAATACACACAtccctaaaaaaaatttaaattaatagctTACTATGAAAATTCCGCAAAATGATTATCCATTGAACCGCTTGAGCATAACCGACTTTTATTTACTACTCATTATACAATAATCTTCAAGTAGTAGATGCTTACGTAGGAacacttaatttaaaaaaaaaaaaagatctctacccaaaagaataaagtaaccCTCCGTGATTAATTTACAGCTACTTTATTAGTTGATGTATAAGTATTGAAATACAAACCTAGATCTGGCGTGGCATATCTCTCCTATAGTCAACGCTATTGCCGCCTTGTAACcgttatattttgtttttgtagtAAAAATACAAATGTTTTGGTCAGGGTTTCGTACAGTCAACTTCATGGTGGGCCCTAATAAGCCACTTATTTTGTTTCGACTTCAAATAGTTTTATTAGTCATAATATTTATACTACAGTACACTATAATTTGCAGTACAACATGGATTTATTGACGTtttaccaaattaaataattagttatatgTAGTTGCCTGTTATCTACTATGTCTCACGTAagttacttttcttttttccactcattttagaaaaaaatataaaaattagttaaaatagagaaaaaataaagtaaaaaaaaatacgaaCGAGAAGacttttctctatattattctctcttttagtTTACTCTTTCTAcacttaactatttattactatcattttattaaaacgggtgcaaaaaaaatgactcaaataatATGGGTCGGGAGGAGTACAGTAGCATGATAATTCACTGCAAATTTctttaaaacaaacaaatgaatggattgaataaaaaagataaacgGCACCGAATAAAACGACGCCTCAATAAACAAAGGAATAATAAAGTTGAATGGTTCAGAGTTTAAAACATtgccaaattaaaaatgtctAGTAGATAGAGAACCTTAGATTTTCTATAAGGTTCTTGTAGTAGTACTGCTAGAACTTATCTTTGATCATCTGTGCCTTGAACTactgttttgttttgttcctcaagatagagaataatataatataggGATGTTTGGAATTATCTCATTGATAAAtgaaatggagtaatatagtATGATAAATCAAAGATGGACTCAATTTATActccttatttaattttacaccAATACTTCATACTGACGTAGCATTTCTtattatttactccatatTACAGAGAATGCAAAGAAAACTTAACCAGATAATTaaataggaaataaaaaaaaatcacatcaactctctctctgactctctctctacagcctaaaattaatcaaactaATGCTGTATACAGCAAAGGTATAAAAGTTTTACGATGTCACTACTGTATTATACTACTACCAATTcacttataaattattatcattcttgtttttttatttaccaCTATCTTCTACATGTTCTCAATTTTCTAAGCTAGTACTATTAGTCAATTGACTACTCATTATTTCCACTATTATCACATTTTAATCACAAACTTGGTAACCTGATGCTAATGTTCTTATTTCAATTCACAGCATCACTTGATGTAACGGAAATTTCAACAACTTTTCAAAGTTGTAGTATAAGGTTATCaagtattttttgttgaataaaCTATTTGTAAAATAGCTTATTCATTTCCTATAAAAAAGGGTGACGAGCACTAGAAGAATTCTCACACGGtgtagaaaaaaatcaaaaaattattttccgACTAAAAAACGATCATTTAATCAATACGGTGGTTATCGAAAGGCAAAATTTTTGCCAAACCTCAAAATTACGTGAATACACTCAGATAAAATCAGAACATTCCAATTGgaataagtattttatttcagaGTTAATTAAGACTCAATCTCCTATACACGAACTCAGGGAAATTCACAActcattgattaattaaagtGGAAACATTTGATCAATCAAGTTATGCTACATATCATCGCCTACCACTCTGCAATAGTTAAGATAATGGAAACCGGCCAAACAAGTTACGAGAATTTGTGTGAAAAAAGGTCTAATTTGTCACTCCAAAACA is drawn from Salvia hispanica cultivar TCC Black 2014 chromosome 6, UniMelb_Shisp_WGS_1.0, whole genome shotgun sequence and contains these coding sequences:
- the LOC125193179 gene encoding LOW QUALITY PROTEIN: cytochrome P450 71AP13-like (The sequence of the model RefSeq protein was modified relative to this genomic sequence to represent the inferred CDS: inserted 1 base in 1 codon), yielding MDPSQYPSPNNVDDDMPMFGGGGGGARWPGHEDYRVETPGSVGSTRPKGRRRRAHLDRRPPCRLRLLHMLSSWTGQSRSSENHTTVNPVQLLQEGYLLLLLLPILLGLGTLIFLSPSKKPTRLPGPPRLPLIGNLHLLGKHPHLSLLSLSKKYGPLFHLQLGEIPTVILSSAATAKEALKTHDLALATRPEISAAKTLFYNCTDVAFAPYGPHWRSTRKLCTLELLSAKRVQSFSSVRAEEASRLVRRVSASATGAVDLSKLLNLYASDVLCRIVFGKDFSGGGEYERFGFKEMLDEYQELLGGLSLGDFFPSMEILQVLTGHRGRLRRAFQRFDKLFSDVIEEKMHTTQAQYMDFVDILLHLLTNGDAHIPLTMDNVKAILLDMFAAGTDTSFITLDWTMTELLTHPEILKILQSEVRNVVGEKEMVSETDLPNLKYMKAVIKEVMRLHPPAPLLLPRESMAQITINGHTIPAKXFINAWAIGRDAEYWENPEEFDPNRFLNSDIDFRGQHFELIPFGAGRRICPAITFGLATVEMGLAQLVHQFDWELPHQVKPDDLDMTEVFGITMHRKSPLLVVANHHVLGSKTQN